One window of Atribacter laminatus genomic DNA carries:
- a CDS encoding lipoate--protein ligase — protein MIYIENTSTNPYFSFALEYYLITEKQLPEDQIFIFWRTEPTLMIGKYQNTIEEINEKYVKEHQINVVRRITGGGTIYTDMGGWQFSFITKGEADQIDFAKYIHPIILALNKIGVKAEFNSRNDLVIENKKFLGNAQCMKSGYTLHHGSLLFDTDFEQMVRSITVDEHKIISKSIKSVRDRVTNISEHLAIPIDGLEFKKLMVQSIMNNSNHEYKLNEKDINRINEIAKEKFESWDWNYGQSPKFNITRTGYFDGGKMEFKLDVNKGIIESCNVYGDFFGSIDASVICGALVGCRYDKESIKAALDQYDLKKAFYKIGYEELISIIC, from the coding sequence ATGATTTATATTGAAAATACTTCGACAAACCCATATTTTAGTTTTGCACTGGAATATTATCTCATAACAGAGAAACAGCTTCCGGAAGATCAAATATTCATATTCTGGAGAACTGAACCTACTCTTATGATAGGAAAATATCAGAACACAATTGAGGAAATCAATGAGAAATATGTGAAAGAACATCAAATCAATGTTGTCAGAAGAATCACCGGAGGTGGAACGATTTATACAGACATGGGTGGATGGCAGTTCAGCTTTATAACAAAAGGCGAAGCTGATCAGATTGATTTTGCTAAATACATACATCCAATAATCTTGGCACTTAATAAAATAGGTGTAAAAGCAGAATTTAACAGTAGGAATGATCTTGTCATAGAAAATAAAAAGTTTTTGGGTAATGCACAATGCATGAAGAGCGGATATACGCTGCATCACGGCTCATTGCTTTTTGATACCGATTTTGAGCAGATGGTGAGGTCCATAACCGTGGATGAACATAAAATCATCTCCAAAAGCATAAAATCAGTTCGTGACAGGGTTACCAACATTTCTGAGCATTTGGCTATACCTATTGACGGATTGGAATTTAAGAAGCTCATGGTGCAGAGTATTATGAACAATTCGAATCATGAATACAAACTGAATGAAAAGGATATAAACAGAATAAATGAAATCGCTAAAGAAAAGTTTGAAAGCTGGGATTGGAATTATGGCCAATCACCAAAATTTAATATCACCAGAACAGGATATTTTGACGGCGGTAAAATGGAGTTCAAACTCGACGTAAATAAGGGTATCATTGAAAGCTGTAATGTTTATGGGGATTTCTTCGGTTCCATAGATGCTTCTGTAATCTGCGGTGCTTTAGTTGGTTGCAGGTACGATAAAGAAAGCATAAAGGCTGCTTTAGATCAGTATGATTTGAAAAAAGCCTTTTATAAAATCGGCTATGAAGAGCTGATTAGTATTATCTGTTAG
- the lipA gene encoding lipoyl synthase yields MDKRPDWLKVSYNKGAVDEISNLMANLKLNTVCKEANCPNLGECYKKNTATFMILGSICTRHCRFCNVSKGCVEAVDPNEPQHLAEVVKKLGLKHVVITSVTRDDLEDGGAAHFAKTIQAVRELNLATTIEVLIPDLKGIVAHLDIVIKANPEVINHNIETVKSLYSKVRPEADYDRSMYVLKYVKDKAHHILTKTGIMVGLGETDEQVYEVMDDSLKAGCDIFTIGQYLRPSKLHIEMKEYVKPEKFVEYKRVGEGKGFKYIASSPLVRSSYNAGEAINMGKER; encoded by the coding sequence ATGGATAAAAGACCAGATTGGCTGAAAGTCAGTTATAATAAAGGCGCTGTAGATGAAATAAGTAATCTGATGGCAAATCTTAAATTGAATACGGTTTGCAAAGAAGCTAACTGCCCTAATCTTGGGGAATGTTATAAAAAGAATACTGCTACATTTATGATTTTAGGTAGTATTTGTACAAGGCATTGCAGATTCTGCAATGTTTCAAAAGGCTGCGTTGAGGCAGTTGATCCTAATGAACCACAGCATTTAGCCGAGGTGGTAAAAAAGCTTGGTTTGAAGCATGTTGTAATAACAAGCGTAACCAGGGATGATTTGGAAGATGGGGGAGCAGCTCATTTCGCAAAGACCATTCAGGCTGTCAGGGAATTAAATCTGGCTACGACTATAGAAGTGCTTATTCCTGATCTAAAAGGTATTGTTGCACATCTGGACATTGTAATCAAAGCAAATCCAGAAGTTATCAACCATAACATCGAAACCGTGAAATCGTTATACAGCAAGGTCCGCCCGGAGGCAGATTATGATCGCTCTATGTATGTACTAAAATATGTTAAGGATAAAGCTCATCATATTCTTACCAAAACTGGTATTATGGTTGGGCTAGGAGAAACAGATGAGCAGGTTTATGAGGTTATGGATGACAGTTTGAAGGCTGGGTGTGATATTTTTACAATAGGTCAATATCTGCGTCCTTCAAAGCTGCATATTGAAATGAAGGAATATGTGAAACCGGAAAAGTTTGTTGAATATAAAAGAGTAGGAGAGGGAAAAGGCTTTAAATATATTGCTAGCAGTCCTCTGGTGAGAAGCTCTTACAACGCGGGAGAAGCTATAAACATGGGAAAGGAAAGATAG
- a CDS encoding biotin/lipoyl-containing protein, with the protein MIKMPKLSANMEMGVLVAWNKQPGETIEKGEVIFEVETDKVVIEIESMVNGTLEEVFFEEGDEVGINEVVAVLECGEQDGENG; encoded by the coding sequence ATGATTAAGATGCCAAAACTTAGCGCTAATATGGAAATGGGAGTTCTTGTGGCATGGAATAAACAACCCGGAGAAACCATTGAAAAAGGCGAAGTGATTTTTGAAGTGGAAACTGATAAGGTAGTCATCGAGATTGAAAGTATGGTAAATGGAACGTTAGAGGAAGTTTTTTTTGAAGAGGGCGATGAAGTAGGTATAAATGAAGTAGTAGCAGTACTTGAATGCGGAGAGCAAGATGGAGAAAATGGATAA
- a CDS encoding SIR2 family protein, with the protein MAISNLFIIGAGFTKAICDNAPLNKDFLEKVVGPEPDNSPLGRIWSEYGLSDIEILLTRFDLDLHNETGCFTENDRKDINEQIAKYFSRFRFQIDAKFLDKVRWLLPFIHILSDNDVIISLNYDCFLEGFLDYYEVWSPRGGYHIIKNMNDDSLPENQRNIQILKIHGSENFREASFFKKPESMYVDVEINSTLFPRSGKNQQLWGGLDSSPYVIAPSFIKQFALELQYLLLDAIQFAKIATNIIIIGCGLRPEDSHLQLVLNGFLKDPLWKKKRIFIVSPDACKKKKEIEQFWGRKIFNQENLIIWNSVFDENAILWLSEKLRN; encoded by the coding sequence GTGGCTATTTCAAATTTATTTATCATTGGTGCAGGCTTTACAAAAGCGATTTGCGATAATGCGCCATTGAATAAAGATTTCCTGGAAAAGGTTGTAGGTCCAGAACCAGATAATTCTCCACTTGGGAGGATTTGGTCAGAATATGGTTTGTCAGATATCGAAATACTTTTAACCCGATTCGATCTCGATCTTCATAATGAAACTGGTTGCTTTACGGAAAATGACCGGAAAGACATTAACGAACAAATTGCAAAATATTTTAGTCGTTTTAGATTTCAGATTGATGCCAAATTTCTGGATAAAGTTAGATGGTTATTACCGTTTATTCATATCCTTTCGGACAATGACGTTATAATTTCTCTAAACTACGACTGTTTTCTCGAAGGATTTCTTGATTATTACGAGGTATGGAGTCCGAGAGGTGGTTATCACATTATTAAAAATATGAATGATGATTCGTTACCTGAGAATCAAAGGAATATTCAAATTCTCAAGATTCATGGCTCTGAGAATTTTCGTGAGGCTTCATTTTTCAAAAAACCAGAGTCGATGTATGTAGACGTTGAGATCAACTCTACATTGTTTCCCAGGTCAGGAAAAAACCAACAACTTTGGGGAGGGTTGGATTCTAGCCCGTATGTAATTGCCCCGTCATTCATCAAACAGTTTGCATTGGAGCTTCAATATCTACTGTTAGATGCAATCCAATTTGCCAAAATCGCTACGAATATAATTATCATCGGGTGTGGCCTACGTCCTGAAGATAGTCACCTACAGTTGGTTCTGAACGGATTCTTGAAAGATCCGTTATGGAAAAAGAAGCGGATTTTTATTGTAAGTCCTGATGCGTGTAAAAAGAAAAAGGAGATTGAACAGTTCTGGGGAAGAAAAATCTTTAACCAGGAAAACTTAATTATTTGGAATTCAGTTTTTGATGAGAATGCTATTCTTTGGCTAAGCGAGAAGCTGCGAAACTAA
- a CDS encoding sensor domain-containing diguanylate cyclase/phosphohydrolase: MGTILIFLSTMVWGLTGGLIAATYSIINLGLYISKSPRTIDPSFMILGTFLYLFIGIALGRLLDVTRDQKAHLVKLLESLEQKEIKYRYLFDSIVDGLFVFEISDVYGEIKILSANSIVCDMFGYEREELFKVPFYELIDKNYQERMKYIFSKLYHAESELLFETTFIAKNGHKMVTECHCNSYRKNGKVYGNCVVRDITERKKVEEKIKYLTFHDSLTGIYNRAYFENELEKYDNPRYLPMSIIIGDMNGLKLVNDAFGHDEGDRMLKITAKCLKVSCRQGDTVARYGGDEFVILLPNTSNQEAENIIDRININISDAQVEPIPLSIALGSETKITDNQDIHLILKQAEDKMYQQKLISEQSNRSAVIATLERTLIEVSEETELHAVRLQTLCEKMCEKLNLTGSLRSELRLLAVLHDIGKVAIPQTILTKDSELSLDEWKLIRQHPEVGYRITQSSPDLAFIAKGILAHHERWDGTGYPRGLKKEDIPLSSRILAIVDAYDVMISGRAYKQKMSKEEAIEEIKRGAGTQFDPELTRVFLEIVTNET; the protein is encoded by the coding sequence ATGGGAACCATTTTAATTTTTTTATCAACCATGGTATGGGGGTTAACGGGAGGCTTGATCGCTGCAACTTACTCAATCATAAACTTGGGACTCTATATATCAAAAAGCCCCAGGACAATTGATCCTTCTTTTATGATTCTGGGAACATTCCTGTATCTTTTCATCGGTATTGCCTTGGGACGATTGTTGGATGTAACTCGAGACCAAAAAGCTCACCTTGTTAAATTGCTGGAATCCCTTGAACAGAAAGAAATAAAATACCGTTATTTATTTGATTCGATTGTTGATGGATTATTCGTTTTTGAGATAAGCGATGTCTATGGTGAGATAAAAATATTAAGTGCAAACTCAATCGTCTGTGACATGTTCGGGTATGAGAGAGAAGAGCTTTTTAAAGTACCTTTCTACGAATTAATCGATAAAAACTACCAGGAGAGGATGAAGTATATTTTCAGCAAGCTTTACCATGCTGAAAGCGAGCTCCTTTTTGAAACCACTTTTATAGCAAAGAATGGTCATAAAATGGTTACTGAATGTCATTGTAATTCATATCGGAAAAATGGAAAAGTATATGGAAATTGTGTTGTGCGGGATATCACCGAAAGAAAAAAAGTCGAGGAAAAGATAAAATATTTAACCTTTCATGATTCATTGACCGGTATATACAATCGAGCCTATTTTGAAAATGAACTGGAAAAATACGATAATCCGAGATACTTACCGATGAGCATTATTATTGGAGATATGAATGGCCTTAAATTGGTGAATGATGCGTTTGGCCACGATGAAGGAGATAGAATGCTTAAAATTACTGCGAAATGTTTAAAAGTATCCTGCCGGCAGGGAGATACCGTTGCTCGCTATGGAGGAGATGAATTTGTCATTCTCCTTCCCAATACCTCCAACCAGGAAGCCGAGAATATAATCGACAGGATTAATATAAACATTAGTGATGCTCAGGTAGAACCAATCCCTCTCAGCATTGCTTTGGGATCTGAAACGAAAATAACCGACAATCAAGATATTCATTTAATTCTCAAACAAGCTGAAGATAAAATGTATCAACAGAAATTAATAAGCGAGCAAAGTAACCGATCGGCGGTCATTGCCACCCTGGAAAGGACGTTAATCGAGGTGAGCGAAGAGACCGAATTACACGCTGTAAGACTTCAAACATTATGTGAAAAGATGTGCGAAAAATTAAATTTAACCGGCTCGTTACGAAGCGAACTTCGCTTGCTGGCCGTTCTCCATGATATCGGGAAAGTTGCCATACCACAAACAATTTTAACCAAGGATTCAGAGCTTTCTTTGGATGAGTGGAAACTCATTCGACAGCACCCGGAAGTTGGGTATCGAATCACCCAATCATCTCCTGACCTAGCCTTTATTGCCAAAGGTATTCTTGCCCATCATGAAAGGTGGGATGGAACCGGATATCCTCGGGGGTTAAAAAAAGAGGACATTCCACTATCATCCCGGATTCTTGCTATTGTTGATGCCTATGACGTCATGATTTCTGGTCGTGCTTATAAACAAAAAATGAGCAAAGAAGAGGCTATTGAAGAAATTAAAAGGGGAGCTGGTACACAGTTTGATCCAGAGCTTACCAGGGTCTTTCTAGAGATCGTTACCAATGAAACGTAG
- a CDS encoding IS1182 family transposase has protein sequence MAYRYANRNQLQLFPSSIEDYIPLDDPVRAYDAFVEALDLEKLGLNLDPHQAGNPQYHPKVMLKLVVYGYAYGIRSSRKLERANHHNLSFIWLTSGLTPDHKTIAEFRRKNRSQLAEVLKQCAKMCIQLNLIEGNTLFVDGSKFKANASIKKSWDKKKAHKVLKAIDQRIADILNQCETVDEAEKGCGSLVKMDQELQDQDVLKTKVQGILKELETKKQTSLNTTDPDCTRINSLAGTHAGYSVQSVVDEKHGLILSADVVSENNDLNQFSRQINQANALLEHKCQVACADSGYASTTELAKIDQQGIKVVVPSQRQASEKIPSPFAKDQFSYDKIHDCYICPEGHTLTFSHLNKNKKNGHKHYLISAKKICLACPHYGVCTSSQHGRKVIRLANEELREKFEAQYKEPESQAIYRKRKAKVELPFGHIKRNLGVNAFLLRGLPGVKAEASLFGTCFNLVRMITLLGVTTLVSLLKEIGGKYPTSLGGIG, from the coding sequence ATGGCATATCGATATGCGAATAGAAACCAACTCCAACTCTTCCCGTCGAGTATCGAAGACTACATTCCTCTCGATGATCCGGTCAGAGCCTATGATGCCTTTGTCGAAGCACTCGATCTTGAAAAGTTGGGATTGAACCTGGATCCCCACCAAGCCGGGAACCCCCAATACCACCCCAAGGTGATGTTGAAACTTGTGGTCTATGGCTATGCCTATGGGATCCGGAGTTCCCGAAAATTGGAACGAGCGAACCATCATAACCTCTCCTTTATCTGGCTGACCTCAGGGCTCACACCCGACCATAAGACCATTGCTGAATTCAGAAGAAAAAACCGCTCTCAGTTAGCCGAGGTCTTAAAACAGTGTGCGAAGATGTGTATCCAGCTCAATCTGATCGAAGGCAACACCCTCTTTGTCGATGGCAGCAAATTCAAAGCCAATGCCTCCATCAAAAAGAGCTGGGATAAGAAAAAAGCCCACAAAGTCCTCAAAGCGATCGATCAGCGGATTGCTGATATCCTCAACCAGTGTGAGACGGTCGATGAGGCTGAAAAGGGGTGTGGCTCTTTGGTCAAAATGGATCAGGAATTACAAGACCAAGACGTCTTAAAGACCAAAGTCCAGGGTATCTTAAAAGAACTGGAAACCAAAAAGCAAACATCCCTGAACACCACTGATCCGGACTGTACCCGGATCAATAGTCTTGCTGGAACTCACGCCGGCTACAGCGTCCAAAGTGTCGTTGATGAAAAGCACGGTCTGATTCTCTCCGCTGATGTCGTCAGTGAGAATAACGATCTCAATCAGTTCAGCCGACAGATCAACCAAGCCAATGCACTCTTAGAGCATAAGTGCCAGGTCGCCTGTGCTGATTCCGGTTATGCCTCGACCACGGAATTAGCGAAAATTGACCAGCAAGGGATCAAAGTCGTCGTTCCCTCCCAAAGACAGGCCTCAGAAAAAATACCGTCTCCTTTTGCCAAAGACCAGTTTAGCTATGATAAGATCCATGATTGCTATATCTGCCCCGAAGGACACACACTCACCTTTTCTCATCTTAATAAGAATAAAAAAAACGGTCATAAACACTATCTGATCTCAGCCAAGAAAATCTGTTTAGCTTGTCCCCATTATGGGGTTTGTACTTCCTCTCAACACGGGAGGAAAGTCATCCGACTGGCGAATGAAGAACTCAGAGAAAAGTTCGAGGCCCAGTATAAAGAGCCTGAGTCCCAAGCAATTTACCGAAAAAGAAAAGCCAAAGTCGAGCTTCCCTTTGGACATATCAAACGTAACTTAGGTGTGAATGCCTTCCTCTTAAGAGGCCTGCCAGGAGTCAAAGCCGAAGCGTCACTCTTTGGGACCTGTTTTAACCTGGTTCGGATGATCACCCTCCTCGGGGTAACCACCTTAGTGAGTCTCTTGAAAGAGATAGGAGGGAAATATCCCACCTCTTTAGGGGGTATCGGATAA
- the dprA gene encoding DNA-processing protein DprA — protein MKDLPFWVAFNHLPGIGPVRFQKIIETFGSASDAWKASPKDLIHCLGEKIVEEILPVKLSLQPEEVFQKILKRGIHILPISDERYPALLRDITYPPYLLYQRGDFDFRSSKKWIAMVGTRRATTYGKKVARYLARSLAEEGWIVVSGLALGIDGEAHYGALEGEGKTVAVLGTGVDIVYPGSNRGLAERILHQKGALISEFVPGFGPQKESFPVRNRLISGLSLGVVVVEAPLKSGAMITVNFALEQGREVMSVPGSIFSYQSEGTHQLINQGARLVHNVADIVEELGFLASPHSKMKKKTALPDLDEDEKELLNFLDISGCYLEELLTKTGWDSGRFYKVLLSLEMKKVIQTFAGGKIGLV, from the coding sequence ATGAAAGACCTTCCTTTCTGGGTGGCGTTTAATCATTTACCAGGTATCGGTCCGGTTCGTTTTCAGAAAATAATCGAGACTTTTGGATCAGCAAGTGACGCCTGGAAGGCATCCCCCAAAGACCTCATCCACTGTCTCGGAGAAAAAATCGTTGAAGAAATTCTTCCGGTTAAACTGTCACTTCAGCCGGAAGAGGTTTTCCAAAAAATCCTCAAGCGGGGAATCCACATCCTCCCCATTTCCGATGAACGATATCCGGCTTTATTGAGAGATATAACCTATCCGCCCTATCTCCTTTATCAACGAGGAGATTTTGATTTTCGTTCCTCTAAAAAATGGATTGCTATGGTTGGAACCCGACGAGCGACTACCTATGGGAAAAAAGTTGCCAGGTACTTGGCTCGCTCTCTGGCTGAAGAGGGCTGGATAGTTGTGAGTGGTTTAGCTCTGGGAATTGATGGAGAAGCCCATTATGGTGCCCTGGAGGGAGAGGGAAAAACCGTTGCCGTTTTAGGAACTGGAGTTGATATCGTCTATCCAGGCTCGAACCGAGGATTAGCCGAGCGAATTCTTCATCAAAAGGGTGCCTTGATCAGCGAATTTGTTCCCGGTTTTGGACCACAAAAGGAAAGTTTTCCGGTCCGAAACCGACTCATTAGCGGTCTTTCTTTGGGAGTGGTGGTGGTTGAAGCTCCTTTAAAAAGTGGAGCAATGATTACCGTTAACTTTGCCCTGGAACAGGGGAGAGAAGTGATGTCCGTCCCAGGATCAATCTTTTCCTACCAGAGCGAAGGCACCCACCAACTCATCAACCAAGGGGCGCGCTTAGTCCACAATGTCGCCGATATTGTTGAGGAATTGGGATTTCTAGCCTCACCCCACTCAAAAATGAAGAAAAAAACAGCACTCCCCGATTTGGATGAAGACGAAAAAGAACTCCTCAATTTTCTGGATATTTCCGGTTGTTATCTTGAAGAACTTTTAACCAAAACTGGCTGGGATTCCGGCCGCTTTTACAAAGTTCTCTTATCCCTGGAGATGAAAAAAGTCATTCAAACCTTTGCCGGTGGGAAGATAGGATTGGTTTGA
- a CDS encoding YifB family Mg chelatase-like AAA ATPase: protein MLAKILSATAIGIDATIVEAEIDVGPGMPSFNIVGLPDTAVQEARERVRSALKNTGFIFPARRVTVNLAPASLRKTGSDFDLAIALGILTATDQTRFNSDRTIVVGELSLSGEIRPVHGILPIAHALSKEASSYRLFVANANAREGAIAGKVEVYGFRDINQLADFLNGNQAKNPVTIDPQSLFHHTNRDDDLSEVKGQRHGKRALEISAAGGHHLLFVGPPGSGKTMLSRRLPGLLPLLSLEEAIEVTKIHSVAGLISGDRPLVISRPFRSPHHTISDVALIGGGQWPRPGEISLSHHGVLFLDEVLEFKRNVLEALREPLEEGKITISRASMTTTYPAKFTLVASCNPCPCGFLGDTKKTCTCSTSQIIRYRSRLSGPFLDRMDLQVEIPRLDFSDLSSNATGENSEVVRKRVEQVRLIQRERYQKEGIHLNGEMKVRHMKKFCVCSREAHDLLEKSIESLALSARAYHRILKVARTIADLDRSEKIDIEHVAEAIQYRTLDRKYLEF, encoded by the coding sequence TTGTTAGCGAAAATCTTAAGTGCGACTGCCATTGGAATCGATGCGACGATAGTTGAAGCCGAAATTGATGTTGGTCCAGGTATGCCTTCCTTTAACATTGTTGGGCTACCTGACACAGCAGTTCAGGAGGCACGAGAAAGAGTTCGCAGTGCTTTAAAAAATACTGGTTTTATTTTTCCAGCTCGTCGGGTAACCGTTAACCTGGCACCGGCATCGCTTCGAAAAACCGGAAGTGATTTTGATTTGGCTATTGCTTTGGGAATATTAACCGCTACCGATCAGACACGTTTTAATTCCGATCGAACCATAGTAGTTGGCGAGTTATCTCTTTCCGGTGAAATACGACCAGTCCACGGAATTCTACCGATCGCTCATGCTCTTTCAAAAGAAGCCAGTTCCTATCGTTTATTTGTTGCCAATGCCAATGCTCGCGAAGGGGCTATTGCTGGCAAAGTTGAGGTATATGGTTTTCGTGACATCAACCAACTGGCGGATTTTCTTAATGGAAATCAAGCTAAAAATCCAGTTACTATCGATCCTCAAAGTTTATTTCACCATACCAACCGTGATGATGATTTATCAGAGGTTAAAGGGCAGCGCCACGGAAAGCGAGCCTTAGAAATTTCAGCTGCCGGTGGCCATCACCTTCTCTTTGTCGGTCCACCAGGATCAGGGAAGACCATGTTATCCAGAAGGTTACCTGGATTACTCCCCTTATTATCCTTAGAAGAAGCAATCGAAGTAACAAAGATTCATAGCGTTGCCGGTCTGATATCCGGTGACCGACCCTTGGTTATTAGCCGACCTTTTCGATCTCCCCACCATACCATTTCCGATGTGGCTCTTATCGGTGGCGGTCAATGGCCGCGCCCTGGAGAAATCAGTCTTTCTCATCATGGAGTACTCTTTTTGGATGAAGTTCTGGAGTTTAAGAGAAATGTATTGGAAGCACTGCGGGAACCCCTTGAGGAAGGGAAGATAACCATCTCCCGAGCTAGCATGACCACCACCTATCCGGCTAAATTCACTCTGGTCGCCTCATGTAATCCATGTCCCTGTGGCTTCCTAGGTGATACCAAGAAAACCTGTACTTGTTCCACCTCTCAAATCATCCGCTATCGGAGCCGGTTATCCGGTCCTTTTTTAGACCGGATGGACCTCCAAGTCGAGATTCCCCGATTGGATTTTTCCGATCTTTCCTCGAATGCCACTGGTGAAAATTCAGAAGTGGTGAGAAAAAGAGTTGAGCAAGTTCGGCTTATCCAAAGAGAAAGGTATCAAAAAGAGGGAATTCATCTCAATGGAGAGATGAAAGTCCGGCATATGAAAAAGTTCTGTGTCTGTAGCCGAGAAGCTCACGATCTTCTTGAAAAGTCCATTGAAAGCTTGGCCTTGAGTGCTCGAGCCTATCATCGGATTTTAAAAGTTGCCCGGACCATCGCCGACCTTGACCGCTCAGAAAAAATTGATATTGAGCACGTTGCCGAAGCCATTCAGTATCGAACCCTGGATCGAAAATATCTGGAGTTTTAA
- a CDS encoding AAA family ATPase codes for MNPPNSHLKLNNRNHSSRLIEITAEFDTALNLLEKTSSHLFITGKAGTGKSTLLEIFRNNTSKKVVVLAPTGVAALNVKGQTIHSFFRFRPDITLDKVEKLHSDLIDIYQQVGTIIIDEISMVRADLLDCIDRFLRLNCKKREKPFGGKQMVFIGDLYQLPPVIKRGEKDIFRNKYKTGYFFSAQAFNDLPLTLIELDKIFRQKDEKFIEILNAIRNGTVTDEHLNTLNTRYNPDYKPNPDDFCISLTTRNSTANKINQEQLEKISGTLYYFDSQIEGNFEPQNFPTEEIIGLKEGAQVMLLNNDPSGRWVNGSVGKVVLCNQDKKNESSSVIVELTDGDLVKVEPYTWEIFEYQYDEGDSLIKTQTLGSFTQLPLRLAWAVTIHKSQGKTFDRIVLDLERGAFSPGQVYVALSRCTSLTGIVLKQPIQKKHIFADWKVSEFLTRYQYRISDEKMPLEKKLRFLQEAIEAKRKLEIVYLKTNDEKSKRIIEPFYLGELEYQGKNFFGLEAYCFKRKEMRHFRVDRILDMKEVEI; via the coding sequence ATGAATCCCCCGAATTCTCATTTAAAACTAAATAACCGGAACCATTCCAGTCGGTTGATTGAAATAACTGCAGAATTTGATACGGCGTTAAATCTTTTAGAAAAAACCTCCTCCCATCTGTTTATCACCGGAAAAGCTGGTACAGGAAAATCGACCTTGCTTGAAATTTTTCGAAATAACACTTCAAAAAAAGTAGTGGTTTTGGCTCCAACCGGAGTTGCCGCTTTAAATGTCAAAGGACAAACGATCCATTCTTTTTTTCGATTTAGACCGGATATTACTCTGGATAAAGTCGAAAAGCTACACAGCGATTTAATTGACATCTACCAACAGGTTGGCACAATCATTATTGATGAGATCTCAATGGTGAGAGCCGACCTTTTAGACTGCATAGACCGATTTTTACGGCTTAATTGCAAGAAAAGGGAAAAACCCTTCGGTGGGAAGCAAATGGTTTTCATTGGAGACCTTTATCAGCTTCCTCCGGTGATCAAAAGAGGGGAAAAGGATATTTTTAGAAACAAATATAAGACCGGATATTTTTTCTCAGCTCAAGCCTTTAACGACCTTCCTCTCACATTAATTGAACTGGATAAGATTTTCCGTCAGAAAGATGAAAAATTCATTGAAATTCTCAATGCCATACGGAATGGAACGGTTACCGATGAACATTTAAATACTCTTAATACCAGATATAATCCGGATTATAAACCAAACCCGGACGACTTTTGCATATCCCTCACCACCCGTAACAGTACGGCAAATAAAATCAATCAGGAGCAACTGGAAAAGATTTCCGGGACGCTCTATTATTTTGATTCCCAAATCGAAGGGAATTTTGAACCCCAGAACTTTCCTACCGAAGAGATTATCGGTTTAAAAGAGGGCGCTCAAGTCATGCTATTAAACAATGATCCCTCTGGTCGCTGGGTGAATGGAAGTGTCGGGAAAGTTGTTTTGTGTAATCAAGATAAAAAAAATGAGTCATCTTCAGTGATAGTTGAATTAACCGATGGAGATCTGGTTAAAGTGGAGCCATACACCTGGGAGATCTTCGAATACCAGTATGATGAAGGTGATTCTTTGATAAAAACCCAAACTCTGGGTTCTTTCACCCAGCTTCCCTTGCGGCTGGCTTGGGCGGTCACCATCCATAAAAGCCAGGGAAAGACTTTTGATCGGATTGTTCTTGATCTTGAGAGAGGGGCTTTTTCACCCGGGCAGGTCTATGTGGCTTTGAGTCGATGTACCTCACTTACAGGTATTGTACTCAAACAACCTATCCAGAAAAAACATATCTTTGCCGACTGGAAAGTATCGGAGTTTCTCACCCGCTATCAATACCGGATATCCGATGAAAAGATGCCATTAGAGAAAAAGCTGCGTTTTCTTCAAGAGGCTATTGAAGCCAAAAGAAAATTGGAAATTGTCTATCTCAAAACCAACGATGAAAAATCAAAACGGATAATCGAACCATTTTATTTAGGTGAACTCGAATACCAAGGAAAAAACTTTTTCGGACTCGAAGCCTATTGTTTTAAAAGAAAAGAGATGAGACATTTTCGAGTCGACCGAATTCTTGATATGAAAGAAGTTGAAATCTAA
- a CDS encoding YraN family protein → MESTSKRIGQMGEEIASRIVTRRGKMKIIERNYRSRIGEIDIIARDRNTLVFIEVKTRAVLNAGFPEDSVTQYKQEKIRKVALYYLMSHGYNPNSIVFRFDVVSITFTGNDFAHPSIKYYKNAF, encoded by the coding sequence GTGGAAAGTACCTCTAAAAGAATCGGTCAGATGGGTGAGGAAATTGCCTCTCGAATTGTTACTCGGAGAGGCAAAATGAAAATTATTGAAAGAAATTATCGATCTCGGATAGGAGAAATCGATATTATTGCTCGGGACCGGAATACCTTGGTCTTTATAGAGGTAAAAACGCGAGCTGTCTTAAACGCTGGCTTTCCAGAGGATTCAGTTACTCAGTATAAACAAGAGAAAATTCGCAAAGTTGCTCTTTATTACCTCATGAGTCATGGATATAATCCCAATTCCATTGTTTTCCGATTCGATGTGGTTTCTATTACTTTCACCGGCAATGACTTTGCTCATCCGAGTATTAAATATTATAAAAACGCCTTCTAA